CCGTTTTTCGATGTGGTGTCTCGTTGAAAAATCTAGGGAGGTAGATTAGAAAATGTGGAGCGGTATGAACGTGGTAGCGGTAAGGATTCTGGCACTTCTTACGTTGTCCTTGGGTTTGTCGTTCGTGCAGCCCGTGGCGGCCCAGCACAAGATGAACGAGAGCGACATGGAGTTGCCGACAAGCGATGCCAAGGTCGTTGAATTCGGGCGCGAGAAGTACGCCCAACGCTGCTCTTTTTGCCATGGCGGCGCCGGTAAGGGTGGCAAAGGCCCTTGTCTTTCGTGCGGTAAGTTCCCCTATTCCGGCAACACCAATATGGGAATCTATACGACCATCGCGGTAGGCGTCACCAACCGCTCCATGGGCGGGACCATGGGCGCCTTCGGCACCACCATGAGCGCCGAGGAAATTGTGGCCGTACTGACTTTCTTACGCAGCGAGGAAAAGCGCCGCATCGCCGCGGGCGAAATCGCCGATCCTTACAAAGCGCAGTAAGCGGCAAGAAGCGAAGTAGACGACACGGCCGGTGTTACCGGCCGTGTTTACGTTTGGCCCGTGCTTCCGAACCCACCGGCCCCGCGGGAACTTCCGGCGAATTCTTCCACCTGCCTGAAATTAACCTGAAGCACAGGAACGATCACGAGTTGGGCAATGCGCTCCATGGGTTGTAGCAAGTAGCTCGTCGCGCCGCGGTTCCAGGCGGAGACGAAAACCTGCCCCTGGTAGTCCGAGTCGATGAGCCCCACCAGATTTCCAAGGACGATGCCGTGCTTGTGACCCAGGCCCGAGCGGGGTAAGACCATGGCAGCCAGTCCCGGATCCGCCAAGTGCAGGGCGATGCCGGTGGGAACCAACTCGGTGCGTCCTGGATGCAGTTCCAGGGTCTGTGCGGTGCATGCTCTCAAGTCCAGCCCGGCCGCGCCGGCCGTGGCGTAGCTGGGCGGAAATTCCTTCAGCCGCGAATCGAGGATGCGGATATCGATGGTTCTCATGGTTTGTTTATGAGTTGTGCGATATGCGCCACGATACGGCGGGCGTTTTCGATTTTCGCGGCCTTGGGTAAGGCATGGCGGCCGGCGCTGTCGTAAAGAACAACCGCGCTGTCATCGGCGCCGATGGCCTCTTGCGCGATGTTTCCGATGAGAAGCGGCAGCTTTTTGCGGCGCCGCTTGTCTTCGGCGTTGCGGTCGAGATCCTCGCTTTCGGCGGCGAAGCCCACGCAAAAGGGTGGGTTACGCTGGGAGGCAATGGTCGCGAGAATATCGGTCGTGGGTTCCAATTCCAGAGCTAAAGTCCTCGCGCCTTTCTTCAGTTTCCGCGGACTCGTTGTGCTCGCACGGTAATCGGCGACTGCCGCAACGGAAATGAATATGCCGGCCGAGCTCGCGTGGGTTTGCGCCGCCTCTAGCATCTGCGCAGCTGTCGTGACAGAAATGACTCTGGCACCGAACGCGGCCGCTAGCGCGACGGGGCCGGAGATGATCGTCACCTCGGCACCGCTTTCCAGCGCAGCCTGAGCCAGGGCGTACCCCATCTTTCCGGAGCTGCGATTGGTAATCCCCCGGACCGGATCGATGGGTTCGAAGGTGGGTCCCGCTGTGAGTACCACCTTCTTGCCCGCCAATATCTTGGGGGCGAGCGCACGGGCAAGCTCCTGCACAAGTTCATTCGCCTCCAACATGCGCCCGAGGCCGGTTTCGCCGCAGGCTTGTTCGCCCGCCGCGGGGCCCGCGACCAGGACGCCGTCCGAGCGCAGCTGCTCCATATTGCGCTGCGTAGCCGGGTTGTCCCACATCTGCCGGTTCATGGCGGGGGCAACCATGAGGGTGCACTGGCGGGCTAGGCACAGGGTGGATAACAGATCGTCCGCGCCACCATGTGCAAGCTTGGAGAGAAAATCCGCGCTGGCCGGGGCAATAAGTATGAGGCTGCGGTCACGCGACAAATCGATGTGACCCATGCCGTTGCGAGTGCCGCTGTCCCACATGTCTGCGTAAACGGGTTTGCCCGATAGCGCTTGCATGGTGAGCGGTGTGATGAAGCGGGTGGCGGCCTGCGTCATGACGACCTGGACATCCCAATTGTCTTGAACCAGAAGGCGAACCAATTCGGCGCATTTGAAGGCGGCGATACCGCCGGTCATGCCTAGTAGGAGTCGCTTCGGATAGGGGTGCTGGTTCATCAGTGTGAGGCTTGCAGGGCACGGTAGTATAGCCCGCGTCTACAAGCTAATTTTGGGTGGATGGGATAGATGTCCATCAGTACTTGGCCCCAGGATCAACGGCCGCGCGAGAAGCTACTTAAGCAAGGGGCTCCCAGCCTAACCGATGCCGAATTGCTGGCCATCTTCCTCCGCACAGGAGTGCGCGGCAAAAATGCCGTTCAGTTGGGGCAGGATCTACTCAATACTTTTGACGGTGTCGCCGGGTTGTTCACCGCGCCCCCCGAGTCCTTGAGAGAGGTGAAAGGTCTCGGTCCGGCCAAAATGGTTCAACTCTTGGCGGTCAGAGAATTGGCGGCGAGAGTGCTCTCCGGTGAAATGAAGCAAAGAGACTCCCTGACCTCCCCCCAGGCCGTGAAGGATTATTTGCGTCTGAGACTCATGCACCTTGACCTGGAGGTCTTCATAGTGGTTTTTCTAGACGCGCAACACCGGGTAATTGCGTCGGAAGAGTTGTTTGCCGGGACCCTCACTCAAACCAGTGTCTATCCTCGCGAAATCGTCAAGCGCTGCCTGGCGCTCAACGCTGCGGCCGTGATCTTCGCCCAAAACCGCCCCTCACCCTATGAAAACAGACCCAGAGAAGCCAGAGATACCCGCAAATCTACCCGCTTTCCTTACCCCCTCGCCCCCCAATCCCAAGGCTGCGGGTATCGCTCCAGCCCCCATTGGCGGGCGTAGGCTTGCCCCAATGCTCCGCCTACTGTTCGCCCTGCATTGCCTACTGGCTGCGCCCTTGTGCCTTGCCGGGGAGATAACCGGTGTGATCCTTGAAGTCCAGGACGGCGACAGCCTGCGCCTTGGGGCGAGCGATGGGAACTTGGAGATTCGATTGCTGGACATTGACGCCCCGGAACTACAGCAAGCCAAGGGGAAAGACTCCAGGACCAGCCTGCGCGAACTGTGCCTGCTCAAGCGGGCGACTGTTGAAACTCGGGGCGATGATCGCTACGGGCGCACTCTCGCCACTGTGCGCTGTGCCGGAGTAGATGCGGGGGCCGAACAGGTCCGGCGCGGAATGGCTTGGGTATTCGTGCGCTATGCCCCTAAGGATTCGC
This region of Betaproteobacteria bacterium genomic DNA includes:
- a CDS encoding nuclease, with protein sequence MLRLLFALHCLLAAPLCLAGEITGVILEVQDGDSLRLGASDGNLEIRLLDIDAPELQQAKGKDSRTSLRELCLLKRATVETRGDDRYGRTLATVRCAGVDAGAEQVRRGMAWVFVRYAPKDSPLYQLEREAKLEKRGLWADDGAVPPWEWRQVKGTSNNSALLGLGDLLESRAFPGRAISPRSQFAHLAGC
- the coaBC gene encoding bifunctional phosphopantothenoylcysteine decarboxylase/phosphopantothenate--cysteine ligase CoaBC yields the protein MNQHPYPKRLLLGMTGGIAAFKCAELVRLLVQDNWDVQVVMTQAATRFITPLTMQALSGKPVYADMWDSGTRNGMGHIDLSRDRSLILIAPASADFLSKLAHGGADDLLSTLCLARQCTLMVAPAMNRQMWDNPATQRNMEQLRSDGVLVAGPAAGEQACGETGLGRMLEANELVQELARALAPKILAGKKVVLTAGPTFEPIDPVRGITNRSSGKMGYALAQAALESGAEVTIISGPVALAAAFGARVISVTTAAQMLEAAQTHASSAGIFISVAAVADYRASTTSPRKLKKGARTLALELEPTTDILATIASQRNPPFCVGFAAESEDLDRNAEDKRRRKKLPLLIGNIAQEAIGADDSAVVLYDSAGRHALPKAAKIENARRIVAHIAQLINKP
- a CDS encoding JAB domain-containing protein — encoded protein: MSISTWPQDQRPREKLLKQGAPSLTDAELLAIFLRTGVRGKNAVQLGQDLLNTFDGVAGLFTAPPESLREVKGLGPAKMVQLLAVRELAARVLSGEMKQRDSLTSPQAVKDYLRLRLMHLDLEVFIVVFLDAQHRVIASEELFAGTLTQTSVYPREIVKRCLALNAAAVIFAQNRPSPYENRPREARDTRKSTRFPYPLAPQSQGCGYRSSPHWRA
- a CDS encoding dUTP diphosphatase, whose protein sequence is MRTIDIRILDSRLKEFPPSYATAGAAGLDLRACTAQTLELHPGRTELVPTGIALHLADPGLAAMVLPRSGLGHKHGIVLGNLVGLIDSDYQGQVFVSAWNRGATSYLLQPMERIAQLVIVPVLQVNFRQVEEFAGSSRGAGGFGSTGQT